Proteins from a genomic interval of Clostridium scatologenes:
- the guaD gene encoding guanine deaminase gives MEEIYIIRGNIIFTKTFGKFEVFENGYIVVEGKYIKGVYKDLPKNFGKVPIIDYGNSLIIPGFVDLHLHASQYGNIGLGIDKELMPWLQEYTFPEEAKYDDINYAKKVYSALIKDLWRFGTTRACVFATIHKESTKLLMDLFAQSGLSAYVGKVNMNRNSPEYLVEDTENSIYDTEQILQEYSTKYELVKPIITPRFVPSCSMELLKGLGNLAKKYNTPIQSHLCENYDEVSFVKKLHPEFKNYARVYEGAGLFGDLPTIMAHCILVDEDEIELMKRKNVFVAHSPHSNCNLSSGIAPVRRFIEKGIAVGLGSDISAGHSLSIANVIVSSGQVANLKWLESSKVDKPFNTAELFYMATKGGGKFFGKVGSFEEGYEFDALVIDDNSLPIFKPLSIEERLQKFIYTGDDRNIKERYVAGKKVKEPECY, from the coding sequence TATTATTAGAGGAAATATTATTTTTACTAAAACCTTTGGAAAATTTGAAGTATTTGAAAATGGTTATATTGTAGTTGAAGGAAAGTACATTAAAGGTGTATACAAAGACCTTCCAAAGAACTTTGGAAAGGTACCAATAATAGACTATGGAAACTCACTTATAATACCAGGATTTGTTGATTTGCATTTGCATGCATCACAATATGGAAATATAGGGTTAGGAATTGATAAGGAGCTTATGCCGTGGCTCCAAGAATACACTTTTCCTGAAGAAGCAAAATATGATGACATCAATTATGCAAAAAAGGTGTACTCAGCATTAATAAAAGATCTATGGAGATTTGGTACAACTAGAGCATGTGTTTTTGCAACTATTCATAAGGAATCAACAAAACTTTTAATGGATTTGTTTGCTCAGTCGGGGCTATCTGCATATGTTGGAAAAGTGAACATGAATAGAAATTCGCCAGAATACTTAGTAGAGGATACAGAAAATTCAATTTATGATACAGAGCAAATACTACAAGAATATTCTACAAAATATGAACTTGTAAAGCCTATAATTACACCTAGATTTGTTCCAAGCTGCAGCATGGAATTATTGAAGGGATTAGGAAACTTAGCTAAAAAGTATAATACTCCAATACAGTCACATTTGTGTGAGAATTATGATGAAGTTAGCTTTGTAAAAAAGCTACATCCGGAATTTAAAAATTATGCAAGAGTATATGAGGGCGCTGGATTGTTTGGTGATTTGCCTACTATTATGGCTCATTGTATTTTGGTAGATGAAGATGAAATTGAATTAATGAAAAGAAAAAATGTGTTTGTTGCACACAGTCCTCACTCAAATTGTAATTTATCAAGTGGAATTGCACCTGTTAGAAGGTTTATTGAAAAAGGTATTGCAGTAGGACTTGGTAGTGATATATCTGCAGGACACAGTTTGTCAATAGCAAACGTAATTGTAAGTAGTGGTCAGGTAGCAAATTTAAAATGGCTTGAAAGTAGTAAAGTAGATAAGCCTTTTAATACTGCAGAATTATTTTATATGGCAACAAAAGGTGGAGGAAAATTTTTCGGTAAAGTAGGAAGCTTTGAAGAGGGTTATGAGTTTGATGCTCTTGTTATCGATGATAACAGTTTGCCTATATTTAAACCCTTGTCAATAGAAGAAAGATTACAGAAATTTATTTATACTGGAGATGATAGAAATATCAAAGAAAGATATGTAGCTGGCAAAAAAGTAAAAGAACCTGAGTGTTATTAA
- a CDS encoding NCS2 family permease has translation MESGTSGQKNSFLESFFKLKDNNTNVKTEILAGVTTFITMAYIIFVNPSVLRIAGMNSAGVVGDAASKFNVGSDPIVSAVFVATCLAAAVGTFIMGFYANLPFAQAPGMGLNAFFTYTVCLTLGFNWHQALTAVLTSGILFIIITVTSIREKIVDAIPQNLKYAMSGGIGLFIALIGLKSGGIIVSNKATLVGFGNFADPGTLLTIIGVLIIGILMARNVTGSILIGIILTTLIGIPLKVTSLANVHIFSAPPSLAPTFAAFDFSGLFSKGGTSVAGAILSFVMVVITICLVDLFDTIGTLVGTATKAGMVDENGKVLRLKKALICDAVATTAGSFFGTSTINTYVESTSGVTAGGRTGLTAVTVGILFILSLFFSGLVGVVPSQATAPALIIVGALMMGVIRNIDFSDFTEALPCFFAISLMAFSYSIANGIAVAMIIYPIVKIATGRHKELSPIVYVLAVLFVLRYLLLPFE, from the coding sequence ATGGAAAGTGGAACCAGTGGACAGAAAAATTCATTTCTAGAATCATTTTTTAAGTTGAAAGACAATAACACAAATGTAAAAACAGAAATTCTTGCAGGAGTTACTACTTTTATCACTATGGCTTATATAATATTTGTTAATCCAAGTGTGCTCAGAATAGCAGGTATGAATTCAGCAGGTGTAGTTGGGGATGCAGCTTCAAAATTCAATGTAGGTTCTGATCCAATTGTATCAGCGGTATTTGTTGCTACTTGTCTAGCTGCTGCTGTTGGAACATTTATAATGGGGTTTTATGCAAATTTACCTTTTGCTCAAGCTCCTGGTATGGGGCTTAATGCATTTTTTACTTATACTGTATGTTTGACATTGGGATTCAATTGGCATCAAGCTCTCACTGCAGTGCTAACTTCAGGTATTTTGTTTATAATTATTACAGTTACATCTATACGAGAGAAAATTGTTGATGCTATACCTCAAAATTTAAAATATGCCATGTCTGGTGGTATAGGACTTTTTATTGCTCTTATTGGTTTGAAGAGCGGCGGAATAATAGTTTCAAATAAGGCAACACTTGTAGGTTTTGGTAACTTTGCAGATCCAGGAACACTGCTTACTATAATAGGAGTTTTAATAATTGGAATACTTATGGCAAGAAATGTTACAGGATCTATTCTTATAGGTATTATTTTAACTACACTTATAGGTATACCGCTTAAAGTTACTTCTCTTGCAAATGTACACATTTTTAGTGCACCACCTTCCCTTGCACCTACTTTTGCAGCTTTTGATTTTTCTGGCCTTTTTTCAAAGGGTGGAACTTCTGTAGCTGGTGCAATTTTGAGTTTTGTCATGGTTGTTATAACAATTTGTTTGGTTGATCTTTTTGATACTATTGGAACACTTGTTGGAACTGCCACAAAAGCAGGAATGGTAGATGAAAACGGTAAAGTTTTAAGGCTTAAAAAAGCTCTTATCTGCGATGCAGTAGCAACAACTGCAGGATCATTTTTTGGAACAAGTACTATTAATACCTATGTTGAATCAACTTCTGGTGTTACAGCAGGAGGAAGAACCGGTCTTACAGCTGTAACTGTAGGCATATTATTTATACTTTCATTGTTTTTTTCAGGACTTGTTGGAGTTGTTCCTTCACAAGCTACAGCACCAGCCCTTATTATAGTAGGTGCTTTAATGATGGGAGTAATTAGAAATATAGACTTTAGTGATTTTACAGAAGCATTACCATGTTTCTTTGCCATTTCATTAATGGCTTTTAGTTATAGTATAGCAAATGGTATTGCAGTTGCTATGATTATTTATCCTATAGTAAAAATAGCTACTGGAAGGCATAAGGAACTTAGTCCAATAGTTTATGTTCTTGCTGTACTGTTTGTGCTAAGATACTTACTACTTCCGTTTGAATAA
- the ade gene encoding adenine deaminase, which produces MNKLLDKINAAMGKIKAELVLKDAFIINVFTQTIEKKDIAICDDVIVGIGKYEGNQEINCEGLFVAPGFIDSHVHIESSMVTPEIFSDLVIKKGVTTIVADPHEIANVLGEKGIEFMLENSKKGDIDTFFMLPSCVPAVDFEDNGAVLEADNLEKFINHPKVLGLGEVMDVNAVTSGNKDMLKKILMVNNQNKSIDGHCPKIDEKELNAYLCANVTTDHECTNYEEALQKVASGMYVMLREGSAARDLKKLLPAVNDKNYSRFIFCTDDRHIEDLVDEGSIDNCIRIAIDEGMDPVKAYTIASFNAANCYGLKDRGAISPGMKADLVIFKDIKKLKIKNVIKNGKIYKDNHIYEDVFIKPSVNVDCIKEDLFHIEAKGKFVNVIKVHPGLLVTKKEKREVKVNRGLVQCVEGKGEIVNKIAVIERHKNSGKHSVGFIEGLGLKKAAIAQTIAHDSHNIIVLGDNDKDMEIAVNNIIHNNGGIAFVSQGRLLECLELPIGGLMTSQNPDLVMDKVTKLNLLAVKFGIKKEVDPFLTLAFMALPVIPDIKITSRGLFDYSKFDFIDLFTDV; this is translated from the coding sequence ATGAATAAATTATTAGATAAAATTAATGCTGCTATGGGTAAGATAAAAGCGGAACTTGTATTGAAGGATGCTTTTATAATAAATGTATTTACCCAGACTATTGAGAAGAAAGATATCGCAATATGTGATGATGTAATTGTAGGAATAGGCAAGTATGAAGGCAATCAAGAAATTAATTGTGAAGGTTTGTTTGTAGCACCAGGATTTATAGATTCTCATGTTCATATAGAATCTTCTATGGTAACTCCAGAAATATTTTCTGATTTAGTCATCAAAAAAGGTGTTACTACAATTGTTGCAGATCCTCATGAAATAGCCAATGTTTTAGGAGAAAAAGGTATAGAATTTATGCTGGAAAATAGTAAAAAAGGGGATATAGACACATTTTTTATGCTTCCATCCTGTGTTCCAGCAGTAGATTTTGAAGATAACGGAGCAGTGCTTGAAGCAGATAATTTAGAAAAGTTTATTAATCATCCTAAAGTTTTAGGCCTGGGAGAAGTGATGGATGTCAATGCAGTTACTTCTGGAAACAAAGATATGTTGAAAAAAATTTTAATGGTGAATAATCAAAACAAAAGTATAGATGGACATTGTCCTAAAATTGATGAAAAAGAGCTAAATGCTTATTTATGTGCTAATGTTACAACAGATCACGAATGTACAAATTATGAGGAAGCTCTACAAAAGGTAGCAAGTGGGATGTATGTAATGCTTAGGGAAGGCTCTGCAGCTAGGGATTTGAAAAAATTGTTACCTGCAGTGAATGACAAAAATTACAGCAGATTTATATTTTGTACTGATGACAGACACATTGAAGATTTGGTGGATGAAGGTAGCATTGATAACTGTATACGAATTGCTATAGATGAAGGAATGGACCCTGTGAAAGCATATACAATAGCTTCTTTCAATGCAGCTAATTGCTATGGATTAAAGGATAGAGGTGCTATTTCACCTGGCATGAAGGCTGATTTGGTAATATTTAAAGATATAAAAAAATTAAAGATAAAAAATGTGATTAAGAATGGTAAAATATATAAAGATAATCACATATATGAGGATGTTTTTATCAAGCCTTCAGTAAATGTAGATTGCATAAAAGAAGACCTATTTCATATTGAAGCTAAAGGAAAATTTGTAAATGTAATAAAAGTACACCCAGGGTTATTGGTAACTAAAAAAGAAAAAAGGGAAGTAAAAGTAAATAGAGGGTTAGTTCAATGTGTTGAAGGTAAAGGGGAAATTGTAAACAAAATAGCTGTAATAGAAAGACACAAAAATAGTGGAAAACATAGTGTTGGATTCATAGAAGGATTAGGACTAAAAAAAGCTGCTATAGCTCAGACAATTGCACATGATTCTCATAATATAATTGTATTAGGTGATAATGATAAAGATATGGAAATAGCAGTGAATAATATTATACACAATAATGGAGGCATTGCATTTGTATCTCAGGGCAGATTGCTGGAGTGTTTAGAATTGCCAATAGGTGGACTTATGACATCTCAGAATCCAGATTTGGTTATGGATAAAGTTACAAAATTGAATTTACTTGCAGTGAAGTTTGGTATTAAGAAAGAAGTTGATCCATTTTTAACACTTGCTTTTATGGCGCTTCCAGTGATTCCAGATATAAAAATAACTTCAAGAGGATTGTTTGATTATTCAAAATTTGATTTTATAGATTTATTTACGGATGTTTAA
- a CDS encoding TetR/AcrR family transcriptional regulator translates to MSKDAKKNILDAAMKVIAREKISGTRMHMIAKETDRSQANLHYYFPTKNDIMIALLDDIQKQFSENRKHYIDLDNKDIFQNIRGFFEQKEDDILNNKELDYVQLDYWVQGTVNKEIREKFQKTFNIWRSGIKEVLSRGKFKDYADDDYKDMLTYIMVSLMLGASLQYLIDEDKFDLKKYFDIAEGLIGQCLKE, encoded by the coding sequence ATGTCAAAAGATGCAAAGAAGAATATATTAGATGCAGCTATGAAGGTAATTGCTAGGGAAAAAATAAGTGGCACTCGTATGCATATGATTGCAAAAGAAACGGATAGAAGTCAAGCTAATTTGCACTATTATTTTCCAACTAAAAATGATATAATGATAGCCCTTTTAGATGATATACAAAAGCAATTTTCAGAGAATCGTAAGCACTATATTGATTTAGACAATAAAGATATTTTTCAAAATATAAGAGGTTTTTTTGAACAAAAGGAAGATGATATTTTAAATAATAAAGAATTAGACTATGTTCAACTTGATTACTGGGTACAAGGTACGGTAAATAAGGAAATAAGGGAAAAATTTCAGAAAACCTTTAATATATGGCGAAGCGGTATTAAAGAGGTTTTGAGTAGAGGAAAGTTTAAAGATTACGCAGATGATGACTATAAAGATATGCTGACATATATAATGGTATCTTTAATGTTAGGAGCATCACTGCAGTATCTTATTGATGAAGATAAATTTGATTTGAAAAAATATTTTGATATAGCTGAAGGACTTATTGGTCAGTGTTTAAAAGAATAA
- a CDS encoding NTP transferase domain-containing protein produces MERERKITGGIIVAAGKTSEENETWPLRKIGSITIIKRIVLTFQKAGISNIVVVTGYRSQEVEHNLAHYGVIFLYNPKYEDSQMIDSIKIGLNFLKNKCDQIIVNPINVPLFTPETIQKMIEYDKELLSPCYHSRIGHPILISCRLIHEILKYNGDKGMEGAIPNIGITRCLMNVEDEGILNGIGDPYHLQKLLRKHNQRILHPFVKISIEKETLFFNSRTKLLLLLIQNTHSVRNACKHMALSYSKAWNMLNQLEEELGYAVVKRKHGGRNGGKTYLTKEGEKFLKRYEQFEHNVRQYAKDEFDRLFQE; encoded by the coding sequence ATGGAAAGAGAAAGAAAAATAACAGGAGGTATAATTGTTGCAGCAGGAAAAACATCGGAAGAAAATGAAACGTGGCCATTACGTAAGATCGGTTCCATTACTATAATAAAGAGAATTGTTTTAACTTTTCAAAAGGCTGGAATTTCTAATATTGTGGTAGTTACTGGGTATAGGTCTCAGGAAGTTGAGCACAATTTAGCTCATTATGGGGTTATATTTCTTTATAATCCAAAGTATGAAGATTCACAGATGATTGATTCAATAAAAATAGGATTGAATTTCTTAAAAAATAAATGTGACCAGATAATAGTTAATCCAATAAATGTTCCTTTATTCACACCAGAAACCATTCAAAAAATGATAGAATATGATAAAGAGTTACTTTCACCATGTTATCATTCTAGAATTGGACATCCTATTTTAATATCTTGTAGATTAATTCACGAAATTTTAAAATACAACGGTGATAAAGGCATGGAGGGGGCTATCCCAAATATTGGGATTACAAGGTGCTTAATGAATGTAGAAGATGAGGGGATTTTGAATGGTATAGGAGATCCTTATCACTTACAAAAGCTTTTAAGAAAACATAATCAGCGTATTTTACATCCATTTGTTAAAATAAGTATTGAAAAGGAAACCTTATTTTTCAATTCAAGAACAAAGTTACTTTTGCTACTAATTCAAAATACACATTCTGTGAGAAATGCATGTAAGCATATGGCACTTTCTTATAGTAAAGCATGGAATATGTTAAATCAATTGGAAGAAGAATTAGGCTACGCAGTAGTTAAAAGAAAACATGGTGGCCGAAATGGTGGAAAAACTTATTTAACAAAAGAAGGAGAAAAATTTTTAAAGAGATATGAGCAATTTGAACACAATGTTCGTCAATATGCAAAAGATGAATTCGATAGATTATTTCAGGAATAA
- the xdh gene encoding selenium-dependent xanthine dehydrogenase — MFRLNINGEDVISDTDKPLLRFLRDDLKINSAKDGCSEGACGTCTILVDGKAVKACVQKVSRFVDKKILTVEGLSKREKGVYEYCFGEAGAVQCGFCIPGMVICAKALLDANPNPTKLDVKKAIRGNICRCTGYKKIEEAILMAARYFRDNLKIPAPVYKLGMNQRFKRVDVDEKVNGTGIFVDDIELPEMIYAKAVRSKYPRAIVNKIDISKAQAHPDCVKVLLAKDVPHNIIGHIKQDWDVMIPEGGTTRYIGDCLALIATYHRDKLDEVCKLVDVEYTELQPVTSPEDALRADSPLIHADGNIMSRSIIQRGNADEAIKNSKYVITRKYKTPFQEHGFMEPECAIAAPEGKDGILLYSGSQSVYDEQREISNMLQIPKEKVHCHSQLVGGGFGGKEDMSVQHLAALMAWHTKKPVKVKFSRQESLNYHVKRHAMEMEFTTACDENGYLTAMKGVIIADTGAYASLGGPVLQRACTHAAGPYNYQNIDILGMSVYTNNVVAGAFRGFGVTQSCFATENNINLLADMVGISPWEMRYRNAIRPGQVLPNGQIADDSVAMSKCLETVKDIYESSPYAGIAIAFKNSGTGVGNRDIGRCILSVKNGKVHIRTSAACMGQGIATMCTTIFCETTGLNPALVVHERADTIYTPDSGTSTASRQTVVTGEAVRRVSEKLKVELNKGLNLYDLEGKEFYGEYSAKTDPMGSPKKNPVSHVSYSYGAQVVILNEKGKVEKVVAAYDVGTPVNIQSVEGQIEGGIVMGLGYALTEEFKVEGGYPKTKLGTLGLMRSTDTPELEVILVQGNGKIPEAYGAKGCGELCLIPTAPACAHAYYRLDGKFRNQLPLKDTFYKRTKK; from the coding sequence ATGTTTAGGCTAAATATTAACGGTGAGGATGTAATTTCTGATACTGATAAACCCCTATTGCGTTTTTTAAGAGATGATTTGAAAATCAATTCTGCAAAAGACGGCTGCAGTGAAGGTGCATGTGGAACATGCACTATTTTAGTAGATGGAAAGGCAGTAAAAGCTTGTGTACAAAAAGTATCAAGATTTGTGGACAAGAAAATTTTAACTGTTGAGGGATTAAGCAAGAGAGAAAAAGGAGTTTATGAATATTGTTTTGGAGAAGCAGGTGCAGTGCAGTGTGGTTTTTGCATTCCTGGAATGGTAATTTGTGCAAAAGCTCTCTTAGATGCTAATCCTAATCCAACAAAGTTAGATGTAAAGAAAGCAATTAGAGGAAATATATGCCGCTGTACTGGATATAAGAAAATAGAAGAGGCCATTCTAATGGCCGCAAGGTATTTTAGGGACAATCTTAAAATACCAGCACCTGTGTATAAATTGGGAATGAATCAAAGGTTTAAACGTGTGGATGTAGATGAAAAGGTAAATGGAACAGGTATTTTTGTGGATGATATTGAACTACCAGAAATGATTTATGCTAAAGCAGTTCGATCTAAATATCCAAGGGCTATTGTCAATAAAATTGATATCAGTAAAGCACAGGCACATCCTGATTGTGTGAAGGTTTTGCTGGCAAAGGATGTTCCACATAATATTATTGGGCATATAAAACAAGATTGGGATGTAATGATTCCAGAAGGCGGAACAACTAGGTATATAGGAGATTGTTTGGCATTAATAGCAACTTATCATAGAGACAAGTTAGATGAGGTATGTAAATTGGTTGATGTAGAATACACAGAATTGCAGCCAGTCACTTCTCCTGAAGATGCTCTGAGAGCAGATTCCCCCCTAATCCATGCAGATGGTAATATTATGAGCCGTTCTATTATACAGCGTGGAAATGCAGATGAAGCAATTAAAAATTCTAAATATGTGATAACAAGAAAATATAAAACTCCATTTCAAGAACATGGATTTATGGAACCAGAGTGTGCAATTGCAGCACCTGAAGGAAAAGATGGTATTTTGCTGTATTCAGGTTCACAATCTGTTTATGATGAGCAGCGTGAAATTTCAAACATGCTTCAAATTCCAAAAGAAAAAGTACATTGTCATTCCCAGCTTGTTGGAGGTGGGTTTGGTGGTAAAGAAGATATGAGTGTACAACATCTTGCAGCATTAATGGCATGGCACACAAAAAAACCAGTAAAAGTAAAGTTTTCAAGACAGGAAAGCTTAAATTATCATGTTAAACGTCATGCAATGGAAATGGAATTTACAACAGCTTGTGATGAAAATGGATATTTGACTGCTATGAAAGGCGTAATTATTGCAGATACAGGTGCTTATGCATCTTTAGGTGGACCTGTATTACAAAGAGCATGCACTCATGCTGCAGGACCATATAATTATCAGAATATTGACATTTTAGGCATGTCAGTTTATACAAATAACGTTGTTGCTGGAGCATTTCGTGGCTTTGGAGTTACACAAAGCTGCTTTGCAACTGAAAACAATATCAATCTACTAGCAGATATGGTGGGTATATCACCCTGGGAAATGCGTTATCGTAATGCAATTCGTCCAGGACAGGTACTTCCAAATGGTCAAATAGCAGATGATAGTGTTGCAATGTCAAAATGCTTGGAAACTGTTAAAGATATATACGAATCAAGCCCTTATGCAGGCATTGCCATAGCATTTAAAAACAGTGGAACTGGAGTGGGAAATAGAGATATTGGTCGTTGCATTTTATCTGTGAAAAATGGAAAGGTTCATATTAGAACCTCTGCAGCTTGCATGGGGCAAGGAATTGCAACAATGTGTACTACTATATTTTGTGAAACAACTGGTTTAAATCCAGCACTTGTTGTTCATGAAAGAGCAGATACTATATATACACCTGATTCTGGAACTAGCACTGCATCTAGACAAACTGTTGTAACAGGGGAAGCTGTAAGACGTGTATCTGAGAAACTAAAGGTGGAATTAAATAAAGGATTAAATCTTTACGATTTAGAAGGAAAGGAATTCTATGGGGAATATTCTGCAAAAACAGATCCAATGGGATCTCCAAAGAAAAATCCAGTGAGTCATGTAAGCTATAGTTATGGGGCTCAAGTTGTTATTCTTAATGAGAAGGGAAAGGTTGAAAAGGTAGTTGCAGCATATGATGTTGGAACACCTGTTAATATTCAGTCTGTTGAAGGACAAATTGAAGGCGGAATTGTTATGGGACTTGGATATGCTTTGACAGAAGAGTTTAAAGTTGAGGGTGGCTATCCCAAGACCAAGTTAGGAACACTGGGACTTATGAGATCAACAGATACTCCAGAACTTGAAGTTATTCTTGTACAAGGTAATGGAAAAATTCCTGAAGCTTATGGAGCAAAAGGTTGCGGAGAATTATGTCTGATTCCAACAGCACCAGCTTGTGCTCATGCATACTACAGATTAGATGGCAAATTCCGTAATCAACTGCCACTGAAAGATACATTTTATAAAAGAACAAAGAAATAA
- a CDS encoding xanthine dehydrogenase family protein molybdopterin-binding subunit, with translation MKNISKSVKKKDHELKMSGHAIYVDDYAMDDMLYGKLLHSTKAKAKIMDIRIPKLPEGYFVVDKNDVTGVNRVAIVENDTPVYAENTVEYVGEPILMVVGPDIKEIKRILGEIVIVYEEQIPVLDMRKSDTVFFHYKCEKGDVYKALKEADEVFVETFETGYQEQAYLETQGIIAYPHDGRMTIRGSMQCPYYVYGAVSKALGYAEKDIQIIQDVTGGGFGGKEDFPSILACQTAVAAKKANKPVKVIFDRREDMEFTSKRHPSICTYKVAVKDGTITGMDIDVLFNSGAYTTLSPVVLQRGVICASGVYRVENLHIEGRAVKTNTVPCGAYRGFGAPQTFFAVEMMMNHIAKNMGVDSLELKEKYMVKQGDSTSTSGKYHFYVPLPEMIKRVDELASYRKKRKMYKNQNGRYRKGIGMSLFFHGCGFTGSGERDLIKAVVKIRKNIDDTVELLVSNSDIGQGIKTTFCKIVADTLGISYDRVIVNNPDTDSVPDSGPTVASRSLMVVGELLRRAAEKLKGEWKSGEEQIVEEHFVEPDFMIPFNLEKFTGDAYPTFSWSVNVIEVEVDTLTAITKVAGAWGIFDVGVPIDMNIIQGQMQGGFLQGIGYASMEHMECNDKGVIRNNSYSDYIIPTSVDVPNLVTEIVDNPYSYGPYGAKGAGELPLVGAAPAYVEAVENALDVNLNKAPFTQEDTMKVLQEVLK, from the coding sequence ATGAAAAATATTAGCAAGTCTGTAAAGAAAAAAGATCATGAGCTAAAGATGAGTGGTCATGCTATTTATGTAGATGATTATGCAATGGATGATATGCTCTACGGCAAGCTATTACATTCAACAAAGGCAAAAGCTAAGATTATGGATATTCGTATTCCAAAATTGCCTGAAGGATACTTTGTAGTTGATAAAAATGATGTGACAGGTGTAAACCGTGTTGCAATAGTGGAGAATGATACACCTGTTTATGCTGAAAACACTGTAGAGTATGTTGGAGAACCTATTTTAATGGTTGTGGGACCTGATATTAAAGAAATTAAGAGGATTTTAGGTGAAATTGTTATAGTATATGAAGAACAAATTCCTGTCTTGGACATGAGAAAGTCTGATACTGTTTTTTTTCATTATAAATGTGAAAAAGGGGATGTTTATAAGGCTTTAAAAGAAGCTGATGAAGTCTTTGTTGAAACCTTTGAAACAGGTTATCAGGAACAAGCATATCTTGAAACTCAGGGAATAATTGCTTATCCACATGATGGACGAATGACCATACGTGGTTCTATGCAGTGTCCTTATTATGTATATGGTGCAGTTTCAAAGGCTCTAGGATATGCTGAAAAGGATATTCAGATTATTCAGGATGTTACTGGAGGAGGCTTTGGAGGTAAAGAAGATTTTCCTTCTATACTTGCATGTCAGACTGCAGTGGCAGCTAAAAAAGCTAATAAACCTGTAAAAGTAATATTTGACAGGCGAGAAGATATGGAATTTACTTCAAAGCGACATCCATCTATTTGTACCTATAAAGTGGCGGTTAAAGATGGCACAATTACAGGCATGGATATTGATGTGTTGTTCAATAGTGGTGCATATACTACACTTTCTCCTGTTGTTTTACAACGTGGAGTAATTTGTGCAAGTGGTGTGTATAGAGTAGAAAATTTGCATATCGAAGGACGTGCAGTTAAGACAAATACAGTACCTTGTGGTGCATACCGTGGCTTTGGTGCTCCACAGACTTTCTTTGCAGTAGAGATGATGATGAATCATATTGCAAAGAACATGGGCGTAGATTCTCTTGAACTAAAGGAAAAATATATGGTCAAACAAGGTGACTCTACTTCTACAAGTGGAAAGTATCATTTTTATGTACCTTTGCCTGAAATGATCAAGAGAGTTGATGAGCTTGCTAGTTATCGTAAAAAGCGTAAGATGTATAAGAATCAAAATGGTAGATACCGAAAAGGTATTGGCATGTCATTGTTTTTCCATGGTTGTGGTTTCACAGGAAGTGGAGAACGTGATCTGATAAAGGCTGTTGTAAAAATTAGAAAAAACATAGATGATACAGTAGAACTCTTAGTAAGCAACTCAGACATAGGACAGGGCATTAAAACCACATTTTGCAAAATTGTTGCAGATACTCTTGGTATTTCTTATGATAGAGTAATTGTAAATAATCCAGATACAGATAGTGTACCTGATTCGGGTCCTACTGTAGCAAGTCGTTCTTTAATGGTAGTTGGAGAATTGCTTAGACGTGCAGCAGAAAAACTTAAGGGAGAATGGAAGAGTGGAGAAGAACAAATTGTAGAGGAACATTTTGTGGAGCCTGACTTTATGATTCCATTTAATCTGGAAAAATTCACAGGAGACGCTTATCCAACTTTTTCATGGTCTGTAAATGTAATAGAAGTGGAGGTTGATACACTTACTGCTATTACAAAGGTAGCTGGAGCATGGGGAATTTTTGATGTAGGTGTTCCTATAGACATGAATATTATACAGGGACAGATGCAGGGAGGTTTTTTGCAAGGGATTGGATATGCTTCTATGGAACATATGGAATGCAATGATAAAGGTGTAATTCGTAATAATAGCTACAGTGATTATATTATTCCAACATCAGTAGATGTACCCAATCTTGTAACTGAAATAGTAGATAATCCATATAGTTATGGTCCATATGGAGCAAAAGGTGCAGGTGAACTTCCTCTTGTTGGTGCAGCTCCAGCTTATGTGGAAGCCGTGGAAAATGCGCTTGATGTAAATTTAAATAAAGCTCCATTTACTCAAGAAGACACAATGAAGGTTTTACAGGAGGTGCTTAAGTAA